A single region of the Halorussus gelatinilyticus genome encodes:
- the pan2 gene encoding proteasome-activating nucleotidase Pan2: protein MSRSPPLPDQPTLELDPEMTDRERLAALREHFADIVDVNATLEERLDDARERREDLREEVDKLERENETLKTTSLYVATAEELTDDGIVIKQHGNNQEVLTEVSPKLREKIESGDRVAVNDSFTVQTVLEAEKDARAQAMEVDESPDVTYDEIGGLEDQMQEVREAVEQPLENPEQFEQVGIEPPSGVLLHGPPGTGKTMLAKAVANQTDATFIKMAGSELVQKFIGEGAKLVRDLFELASQREPAIVFIDEIDAVASKRTDSKTSGDAEVQRTMMQLLSEMDGFEDRGDIRIMAATNRFDMLDRAILRPGRFDRLIEVPEPDEEARHKILDIHTRNMGVADDVDFDKLAAETEGKSGADIESLTTEAGMFAIRDERTEVRQSDFEDALEKMDENDEETGIVTKGSLPSYAY, encoded by the coding sequence ATGTCGCGTAGCCCACCTCTCCCCGACCAACCGACACTCGAACTCGACCCCGAAATGACAGACAGGGAGCGGCTGGCGGCGCTCCGTGAGCACTTCGCCGATATCGTGGACGTGAACGCCACGCTCGAAGAGCGACTCGACGACGCCCGCGAGCGCCGCGAGGACCTCCGCGAGGAAGTGGACAAACTCGAACGCGAGAACGAGACGCTGAAGACGACCTCGCTGTACGTCGCCACCGCCGAGGAGCTGACCGACGACGGCATCGTCATCAAACAGCACGGCAACAATCAGGAGGTGCTGACCGAGGTCTCGCCCAAGCTCCGCGAGAAGATCGAGTCGGGCGACCGCGTGGCGGTCAACGACTCCTTCACGGTCCAGACCGTGCTGGAAGCCGAGAAGGACGCTCGCGCACAGGCGATGGAAGTGGACGAGTCGCCGGACGTCACCTACGACGAAATCGGGGGCCTCGAAGACCAGATGCAGGAGGTCCGCGAGGCGGTCGAGCAACCTCTCGAAAACCCCGAGCAGTTCGAGCAAGTCGGTATCGAACCGCCGAGCGGCGTCCTCCTGCACGGTCCGCCCGGAACCGGGAAGACGATGCTGGCGAAAGCGGTCGCCAACCAGACCGACGCGACCTTCATCAAGATGGCCGGCTCGGAACTCGTCCAGAAGTTCATCGGCGAGGGCGCGAAGCTGGTCCGTGACCTCTTCGAGTTGGCCAGCCAGCGAGAGCCGGCCATCGTCTTCATCGACGAGATAGACGCCGTGGCTTCGAAGCGGACCGACTCGAAGACCTCGGGCGACGCCGAGGTCCAGCGGACGATGATGCAACTGCTCTCGGAGATGGACGGCTTCGAAGACCGCGGCGATATTCGCATCATGGCCGCGACCAACCGCTTCGACATGCTCGACCGCGCCATCCTCCGGCCCGGCCGCTTCGACCGCCTCATCGAAGTGCCCGAACCCGACGAGGAGGCCCGGCACAAGATTCTGGACATCCACACCCGCAACATGGGCGTCGCCGACGACGTGGACTTCGACAAACTCGCCGCGGAGACCGAGGGCAAGAGCGGCGCGGACATCGAGAGCCTGACCACCGAGGCGGGCATGTTCGCCATCCGCGACGAGCGCACGGAGGTCCGCCAGTCGGACTTCGAGGACGCCTTGGAGAAGATGGACGAGAACGACGAGGAGACCGGCATCGTCACCAAGGGGTCGCTGCCGAGCTACGCCTACTGA
- the nirK gene encoding copper-containing nitrite reductase encodes MPATNRRTVLQGIGLGGAATLAGCSTRSAPKATQTQKAMNKQKQQTAKRVAAAPTDIPDPISRNESKEVDVTLRPEEVTAEVEDGVTFNYMTYNGQVPGPMIRVRKGDTVNLTFENPAENDMPHNVDFHAAAGPGGGAEATMTAPGETAHLKFEATYPGAYIYHCAVPNMDMHISAGMFGIILVEPEEGLPEVDHEFYFGQHEIYTDKRPGEKGQHNFDIESMKREEPTYVVMNGEKYACTPDKYGAGKVQTGDTARVFFVTGGPNLTSSFHPIGNVWEKLWPEGSLTTKPQTHIQTKQVAPGSTTVATMGFPVPGAFKLVDHSLTRVARKGCMAIVAAEGEENPEVFDPEPKQ; translated from the coding sequence ATGCCCGCAACCAATCGTCGCACGGTCCTGCAAGGTATCGGCCTCGGTGGCGCGGCCACCCTCGCCGGGTGTTCCACCCGCTCCGCCCCGAAAGCGACCCAGACCCAGAAAGCCATGAACAAGCAGAAACAGCAGACCGCCAAGCGCGTCGCCGCGGCCCCGACAGATATCCCGGACCCGATTAGCCGCAACGAGTCCAAGGAGGTGGACGTGACCCTCCGACCCGAGGAGGTCACGGCCGAAGTCGAAGACGGCGTGACGTTCAACTACATGACCTACAACGGGCAGGTCCCCGGTCCGATGATTCGGGTCCGGAAGGGCGACACGGTGAACCTCACCTTCGAGAACCCCGCCGAGAACGACATGCCCCACAACGTGGACTTCCACGCGGCGGCGGGACCGGGCGGCGGTGCCGAGGCGACGATGACCGCACCGGGCGAGACCGCCCACCTGAAGTTCGAGGCGACCTACCCCGGCGCGTACATCTACCACTGCGCCGTCCCGAACATGGACATGCACATCTCCGCGGGCATGTTCGGCATCATCCTCGTCGAACCCGAGGAGGGTCTCCCCGAGGTGGACCACGAGTTCTACTTCGGCCAGCACGAGATCTACACCGACAAGCGCCCCGGCGAGAAGGGCCAGCACAACTTCGACATCGAGTCGATGAAGCGCGAGGAACCGACCTACGTCGTGATGAACGGCGAGAAGTACGCCTGCACGCCCGACAAGTACGGCGCGGGCAAGGTCCAGACCGGCGACACCGCGCGGGTGTTCTTCGTCACCGGCGGCCCGAACCTCACCAGTAGCTTCCACCCCATCGGCAACGTCTGGGAGAAGCTCTGGCCCGAGGGGTCGCTGACGACGAAGCCCCAGACCCACATCCAGACTAAGCAGGTCGCGCCCGGTAGCACCACCGTCGCCACGATGGGATTCCCGGTTCCCGGCGCGTTCAAACTCGTGGACCACTCGCTGACTCGGGTCGCCCGGAAGGGCTGTATGGCCATCGTGGCCGCCGAGGGCGAGGAGAACCCCGAGGTCTTCGACCCCGAACCGAAGCAGTGA
- a CDS encoding DUF2249 domain-containing protein, whose product MPRLDVREIPPPERHPKIHDAFAEMDSGEVLEIVNDHEPKPLFYEMQAEVESFDADGYEVERPESQKFVAKFPKQ is encoded by the coding sequence ATGCCGAGGTTAGACGTACGCGAGATACCACCGCCGGAACGACATCCCAAGATACACGACGCGTTCGCCGAGATGGACAGCGGCGAGGTCCTCGAAATCGTCAACGACCACGAGCCCAAGCCGCTGTTCTACGAGATGCAGGCCGAAGTCGAGTCGTTCGACGCCGACGGCTACGAGGTCGAGCGACCCGAGAGCCAGAAGTTCGTCGCCAAGTTCCCGAAGCAGTAA
- a CDS encoding cupin domain-containing protein gives MVTTSFDVEREYDDQRFSAQSVFRSDRMKVVLGYFEPGQFIPVHAPDSDVAITVREGRGVVRDGDDEREVGPGDVVVVPAGDERGVRAGDGDRLEATLVTAPPPTDAEHDPVREGLKRGEFEPRGPERTK, from the coding sequence ATGGTCACGACCAGTTTCGACGTCGAACGAGAGTACGACGACCAACGGTTCTCGGCGCAGTCCGTCTTCCGGAGCGACCGGATGAAGGTCGTGCTGGGCTACTTCGAACCGGGGCAGTTCATCCCGGTACACGCGCCCGACAGCGACGTGGCGATTACGGTCCGCGAGGGCCGGGGCGTCGTCCGCGACGGCGACGACGAACGCGAGGTGGGACCGGGCGACGTGGTGGTCGTCCCGGCGGGCGACGAGCGCGGCGTGAGAGCCGGCGACGGCGACCGACTGGAGGCGACGCTCGTCACCGCGCCGCCGCCGACCGACGCCGAACACGACCCCGTGCGCGAGGGGTTGAAGCGCGGGGAGTTCGAGCCGCGCGGTCCGGAGCGAACGAAGTGA
- a CDS encoding nitric-oxide reductase large subunit, with amino-acid sequence MRVERRTLGKILAVVFVLNLAVMGAGAWYSYQEAPPIPKEVEGPNGQTIVTAEQVRDGKKVFQSDGLMNHGSILGNGAYYGEDFTADALDLKVKFMRQYYAREQYGTTDYGGLSKSQRATVDVAVKSDLTDGDPTGTVEYSAAEAYAHEQVTQVYVERYHEGSHERGVPAGMIESEEEARRFADFALWTAWISHTDRPGSDHSYTNEWPYNPAAGNDATGASMTWSVVAMVLLVAGAGVGVWLYKSIELPEPETEGVTVPRPDDVDLFPGQAAALRFAVVGAGLFLGQVLLGGLLAHFYIERAGFFGLGEMLGFDILQVLPFSIAKTWHLDLGILWIATLWLGAGLFLPPLLTGHEPRGQGKWINRLLGVLVVVVVGALAGIWLGAKGYIDGALWWILGNEGLEYLEIGRLWQVGILVGFLAWAALVARGLKPLLDREPKWGLAHMILYAGGSIALLFCAGFLYTPQTNIVVTEFWRWWVVHMWVEGAFEFFIVSLVGVTLVSMNLLTKRSAEKAVMVQALLVMGTGVIGVSHHYWWVGQPDVWVPIGSAFSTLELIPLVFILYEAIGQYRAMSGSGESFPYTLPFMFIVASGVWNFVGAGVLGFFINLPFINYFEHGTYLTVAHAHAAMFGAFGFLALGMVTYMFRIAVPEAKWDGTNLRRAFWAWNVGLAVMVAVSLLPVGFLQLEVAFTQSYDAARSLSFYEGDLVQLLFWLRMPGDTLVIIGTAIFGYDVVKKLRLRGDTTASDEPADAPVAGGPVVESDD; translated from the coding sequence ATGAGAGTCGAACGTCGCACACTCGGCAAGATACTCGCGGTCGTCTTCGTCCTCAATCTGGCCGTGATGGGCGCCGGCGCGTGGTACTCCTATCAGGAGGCCCCGCCCATCCCGAAGGAGGTCGAGGGACCGAACGGTCAGACCATCGTGACCGCGGAGCAAGTACGGGACGGAAAGAAAGTGTTCCAGTCGGACGGCCTGATGAACCACGGGTCGATACTGGGCAACGGCGCGTACTACGGCGAGGACTTCACCGCCGACGCGCTCGACCTGAAGGTGAAGTTCATGCGCCAGTACTACGCCCGAGAGCAGTACGGCACCACCGACTACGGCGGCCTCTCGAAGAGCCAGCGGGCCACCGTTGACGTGGCGGTGAAGTCGGACTTGACCGACGGCGACCCCACGGGGACGGTCGAGTACTCCGCCGCGGAGGCCTACGCCCACGAGCAGGTGACGCAGGTCTACGTCGAGCGCTACCACGAGGGGAGCCACGAGCGCGGCGTCCCCGCCGGGATGATAGAGAGCGAGGAGGAGGCCCGGCGCTTCGCCGACTTCGCGCTCTGGACCGCGTGGATCTCCCACACCGACCGGCCCGGTTCGGACCACAGCTACACCAACGAGTGGCCGTACAATCCGGCGGCCGGTAACGACGCCACGGGCGCGTCGATGACGTGGAGCGTCGTCGCCATGGTCCTGCTCGTCGCCGGCGCGGGCGTCGGCGTCTGGCTGTACAAGTCCATCGAGTTGCCCGAACCGGAGACCGAGGGCGTCACGGTGCCCCGACCCGACGACGTTGACCTGTTCCCCGGACAGGCCGCGGCGCTCCGGTTCGCGGTCGTCGGCGCGGGACTGTTCCTCGGGCAGGTCCTGCTCGGGGGCTTGCTGGCGCATTTCTACATCGAGCGCGCGGGCTTCTTCGGACTCGGCGAGATGCTGGGCTTCGACATCCTCCAGGTCCTGCCGTTCTCCATCGCCAAGACGTGGCACCTCGACTTGGGCATCCTCTGGATTGCCACGCTGTGGCTGGGTGCGGGCCTGTTCCTCCCGCCGCTGCTGACCGGCCACGAGCCGCGCGGACAGGGCAAGTGGATAAACCGACTGCTCGGCGTCCTCGTCGTGGTCGTGGTCGGTGCCCTCGCGGGCATCTGGCTCGGCGCGAAGGGGTACATCGACGGCGCGCTCTGGTGGATTCTCGGCAACGAGGGGCTGGAGTACCTCGAAATCGGTCGGCTCTGGCAGGTCGGCATCCTCGTCGGCTTCCTCGCGTGGGCCGCGCTCGTGGCGCGGGGGCTGAAACCCCTGCTGGACCGCGAACCCAAGTGGGGCCTCGCGCACATGATTCTGTACGCGGGCGGCTCCATCGCCCTGCTGTTCTGCGCGGGCTTCCTCTACACGCCCCAGACCAACATCGTCGTCACGGAGTTCTGGCGCTGGTGGGTCGTCCACATGTGGGTCGAGGGGGCCTTCGAGTTCTTCATCGTCTCACTGGTCGGCGTCACGCTGGTCAGCATGAACCTGCTGACCAAGCGGTCGGCGGAGAAGGCGGTGATGGTCCAAGCCCTGCTCGTGATGGGGACGGGCGTCATCGGCGTCTCGCACCACTACTGGTGGGTCGGCCAACCCGACGTGTGGGTGCCCATCGGGAGCGCGTTCTCGACGCTCGAACTCATCCCGCTCGTGTTCATCCTCTACGAGGCCATCGGCCAGTACCGCGCGATGTCGGGCAGCGGGGAGTCGTTCCCCTACACCCTGCCGTTCATGTTCATCGTCGCCAGCGGTGTCTGGAACTTCGTCGGGGCGGGCGTCCTCGGGTTCTTCATCAACCTCCCGTTCATCAACTACTTCGAGCACGGGACCTACCTGACGGTGGCCCACGCCCACGCCGCGATGTTCGGCGCGTTCGGCTTCCTCGCGCTCGGCATGGTGACGTACATGTTCCGCATCGCGGTGCCCGAGGCGAAGTGGGACGGGACCAACCTCCGGCGCGCGTTCTGGGCGTGGAACGTCGGTCTCGCGGTGATGGTCGCCGTTAGCCTGCTCCCGGTCGGCTTCCTCCAGCTGGAAGTCGCGTTCACACAGAGCTACGACGCCGCCCGGAGCCTCTCGTTCTACGAGGGCGACCTCGTCCAACTGCTGTTCTGGCTCCGGATGCCGGGCGACACGCTGGTCATCATCGGCACCGCCATCTTCGGCTACGACGTGGTGAAGAAGCTCCGCCTCCGCGGTGACACGACCGCCAGCGACGAGCCCGCGGATGCGCCCGTCGCCGGCGGACCGGTCGTCGAGAGCGACGACTAG
- a CDS encoding enoyl-CoA hydratase/isomerase family protein, whose translation MPANRSAIRIRDAESVRVVTLDRPERRNALTPAALDALEAAVSGTDRPVVYLRGAGPAFCAGADLDVVADLDGPAAEEFAERGQRVANAIEDAESAVVAGIDGPARGGGVELALAADLRVATPEATFAEPGVKLGLFGAWGGTVRLPRVVGEGEALDLALSGRTVDADSALRMGLVSRVTEDPRAVADELADNDAETLRAVKARMRDDAPAEVQERRETEVFGRLVERHADAIADRRDS comes from the coding sequence GTGCCAGCTAACAGGTCAGCGATTCGAATCCGAGACGCCGAGTCGGTCCGCGTCGTGACCCTCGACCGGCCGGAGCGACGCAACGCGCTCACCCCCGCGGCCCTCGACGCGCTCGAAGCCGCCGTCAGCGGGACCGACCGACCGGTCGTCTACCTCCGGGGCGCGGGCCCGGCGTTCTGCGCGGGCGCGGACCTCGACGTGGTGGCCGACCTCGACGGCCCCGCCGCGGAGGAGTTCGCCGAGCGAGGCCAACGCGTCGCCAACGCCATCGAAGACGCCGAGAGCGCGGTCGTCGCGGGCATCGACGGCCCGGCGCGCGGCGGCGGCGTCGAACTGGCGCTCGCCGCGGACCTCCGGGTCGCCACGCCCGAGGCGACCTTCGCGGAACCGGGCGTGAAACTCGGTCTCTTCGGCGCGTGGGGCGGGACGGTCCGCCTGCCCCGCGTCGTCGGCGAGGGCGAGGCGCTGGACCTCGCGCTCTCGGGTCGGACCGTGGACGCCGACTCCGCGCTCCGGATGGGTCTCGTCTCGCGGGTGACCGAGGACCCGCGAGCGGTCGCCGACGAACTCGCCGACAACGACGCCGAGACGCTGCGAGCGGTCAAGGCCCGGATGCGCGACGACGCCCCGGCCGAGGTGCAGGAGCGCCGGGAGACCGAGGTCTTCGGCCGCCTCGTGGAGCGCCACGCCGACGCCATCGCCGACCGGCGCGACTCGTGA
- a CDS encoding cupin domain-containing protein produces MTETVALDDLTERPREVVFPGAEPKTVRLALDAGEEIPAHRHPEREIVIHLVSGRLDVRVDGDANDLESGDLLRFDGRQEVSLTAEADSTAVLVLAPRSDDG; encoded by the coding sequence ATGACCGAGACAGTCGCACTCGACGACCTGACCGAGCGCCCCCGCGAGGTAGTCTTTCCGGGGGCCGAACCCAAGACGGTTCGACTCGCGCTCGACGCGGGCGAGGAGATTCCCGCCCATCGCCACCCCGAGCGCGAGATCGTGATTCACCTCGTCTCGGGTCGTCTCGACGTGCGCGTGGACGGCGACGCGAACGACCTCGAATCGGGCGACCTACTCAGATTCGACGGCCGACAGGAGGTGTCGCTCACGGCCGAGGCCGACAGCACCGCGGTACTGGTGCTGGCCCCTCGGTCCGACGACGGGTAG
- a CDS encoding extracellular solute-binding protein: MRRRTLLLSGCGLAAGAVGVRVTESRNEGGRATALVAGSLQTVAGEVDGATAEAHGSLAAAELVRSGARDPDALALAAPGLVTDLAGWHAAFATNALTVVYDPESEYAPVVRDDWRAALAREAVSVGRTDPARDPLGYRTLLALELAGREGAPAEAIRGNAEVFPETQLLRALEAGGLDAAFAYRNMAVAHDLPHLDLSPRFDLSDPALADHYRSAAVTVGGETIRGEPIEYGAAYLTDRGRAFHRNLVGDAERLREYGFGVPDEFPVVRGRGGESTVSDAHLAEPPVEHGRDNR, translated from the coding sequence ATGCGACGACGAACGCTGCTGCTCTCGGGGTGCGGGCTCGCCGCCGGCGCTGTCGGCGTTCGAGTCACGGAGTCCCGAAACGAGGGTGGACGCGCCACCGCGCTGGTCGCCGGGAGCCTCCAGACCGTCGCGGGCGAGGTGGACGGCGCGACCGCCGAGGCCCACGGGAGTCTGGCCGCGGCGGAACTCGTCCGGTCGGGCGCGCGAGACCCCGACGCGCTCGCACTCGCCGCGCCCGGTCTCGTCACCGACCTCGCGGGGTGGCACGCCGCCTTCGCCACCAACGCGCTCACCGTGGTCTACGACCCGGAGTCGGAGTACGCCCCGGTCGTCCGCGACGACTGGCGGGCCGCGCTCGCCCGCGAGGCGGTCTCGGTCGGCCGGACCGACCCGGCCCGCGACCCGCTGGGCTACCGGACGCTGCTCGCGCTCGAACTCGCTGGCCGGGAGGGCGCGCCCGCCGAGGCTATTCGGGGGAACGCCGAGGTGTTCCCCGAGACCCAACTCCTCCGGGCGCTGGAGGCGGGCGGACTCGACGCCGCGTTCGCCTACCGGAACATGGCGGTCGCCCACGACCTGCCGCACCTCGACCTGTCCCCGAGGTTCGACCTCTCGGACCCCGCGCTCGCGGACCACTACCGGAGCGCCGCGGTGACGGTCGGCGGCGAGACGATTCGGGGCGAACCCATCGAGTACGGCGCGGCGTACCTGACCGACCGCGGCCGGGCGTTCCACCGGAATCTGGTCGGGGACGCCGAGCGGTTGCGGGAGTACGGGTTCGGCGTTCCCGACGAGTTCCCGGTCGTTCGCGGCCGAGGCGGAGAATCGACCGTCAGCGACGCCCACCTCGCGGAACCGCCCGTCGAACATGGTCGGGACAACCGATAG
- a CDS encoding DUF2249 domain-containing protein produces MSHDTTSGATDEQSTRELDAREIDGEPFGAITSALADLGDDETLVLYNSFEPEPLYGVLDQRGFDHETERVAPDEWRVEIEPR; encoded by the coding sequence ATGAGCCACGATACGACGTCCGGCGCGACCGACGAACAGTCCACGCGCGAACTCGACGCGCGGGAGATAGACGGCGAACCGTTCGGGGCCATCACGTCGGCGCTCGCGGACCTCGGCGACGACGAGACGCTGGTCCTGTACAACAGCTTCGAGCCCGAACCGCTCTACGGGGTGTTGGACCAGCGCGGTTTCGACCACGAGACCGAGCGGGTCGCCCCCGACGAGTGGCGGGTGGAGATAGAGCCGCGATGA
- a CDS encoding DUF7114 family protein, with translation MEAAVRARKAGRQAVRDVSPDPLRERIDALLGESAMVPGVLALASAHAVEGAGPTSVAPEASDDERTNGATPAGATTESVGGDAGRTGSDTGPVGVEERAAGVQLIYEGLRLTRALADDPPWERDLPHTDSNIDILAADVMVARGFSLLARTEAADKAVETVQSFGRDETDEQQGRAVSTRALETDVFELAVVAGTTAFGATPSDALVAYAGELAESLDGDSPEPPESVSEAVEEAVADAPNPRQFGPAEDPQPSATDP, from the coding sequence ATGGAAGCGGCCGTCCGGGCACGAAAAGCAGGACGACAGGCGGTGCGAGACGTGTCGCCCGACCCTCTCCGCGAACGCATCGACGCTCTCCTCGGCGAGTCGGCTATGGTACCGGGGGTTCTGGCGCTCGCGTCAGCACACGCAGTCGAGGGTGCAGGCCCAACGAGCGTCGCTCCGGAGGCGTCCGACGACGAGCGGACGAACGGGGCGACGCCGGCGGGAGCGACGACCGAGTCCGTCGGGGGCGACGCCGGTCGAACGGGAAGCGACACCGGGCCGGTCGGCGTCGAAGAGCGCGCCGCCGGCGTCCAACTCATCTACGAGGGACTGCGACTCACGCGGGCGCTCGCCGACGACCCGCCGTGGGAACGCGACCTGCCACACACCGACAGCAACATCGACATCCTCGCGGCCGACGTGATGGTCGCCCGCGGGTTCTCGCTGCTGGCCCGGACCGAGGCCGCGGACAAGGCGGTCGAGACGGTCCAGTCGTTCGGCCGCGACGAGACCGACGAGCAACAGGGCCGGGCGGTCTCGACGCGCGCGCTGGAGACCGACGTCTTCGAACTCGCCGTGGTCGCGGGCACCACCGCGTTCGGCGCGACTCCCTCCGACGCGCTGGTGGCCTACGCCGGGGAGTTAGCCGAGTCGCTCGACGGCGACAGCCCGGAACCCCCCGAGTCCGTCTCCGAAGCGGTCGAGGAGGCCGTCGCCGACGCGCCGAACCCCCGGCAGTTCGGCCCGGCCGAAGACCCCCAGCCGTCGGCGACCGACCCGTGA
- a CDS encoding DUF5808 domain-containing protein — translation MADKPSTGELFGVPYNFERPSIGRMLSSYWKPDEGMLVEKPFGIGYTLNLANWRSWIVLAVAGALLWHERKGQEQTMAAEDAPVEVVVDDD, via the coding sequence ATGGCAGACAAGCCCAGCACTGGCGAACTCTTCGGCGTGCCGTACAACTTCGAGCGACCGAGCATCGGACGGATGCTCTCGTCGTACTGGAAACCCGACGAGGGGATGCTGGTCGAGAAGCCCTTCGGCATCGGCTACACGCTCAACCTCGCCAACTGGCGGTCGTGGATCGTGCTGGCCGTCGCCGGCGCGCTCCTCTGGCACGAGCGCAAGGGCCAAGAGCAGACGATGGCCGCCGAGGACGCTCCCGTCGAAGTCGTCGTGGACGACGACTGA